From Granulicella cerasi, a single genomic window includes:
- a CDS encoding rod shape-determining protein codes for MSSNFSSRSGRGNMRSIFSLFSSDLAIDLGTANTLVYAHGKGIIVNEPSIIAVNRVTNEVEAVGKEAKEMLGRTPGNIIAIKPMKDGVIADFKQTEKMLNYFIQKAHNRKMMVHPRIVIGVPSEITQVEKRAVMDSAYRAKASEVHLVEQAMVAAIGAGLPITEPGGNMVVDIGGGTTDIAVISLAGIVYSRSVRMAGNQMDEAIITYIKRKYNLLIGERTAEQIKIELGSAYPLDKPEQRTYTGRNLIEGVPKTITIDDSEIREALGECIATIMNAIRVALERTPPELSADISDRGIVLTGGGALIKNLDKRIREETGLPVAVADDPLASVVLGTGKMLSDFRLLRKISID; via the coding sequence ATGTCTTCGAATTTCTCATCGCGCAGTGGGCGCGGCAACATGCGGTCGATTTTTTCCCTGTTTTCGAGCGATCTGGCGATCGATCTCGGAACGGCGAACACGCTGGTCTACGCACACGGCAAGGGCATCATCGTGAATGAGCCCTCGATCATCGCTGTGAACCGTGTGACGAACGAGGTGGAAGCTGTTGGTAAGGAAGCGAAGGAGATGCTGGGCCGTACGCCGGGCAATATCATCGCGATCAAGCCGATGAAGGATGGCGTGATCGCCGACTTCAAGCAAACCGAGAAGATGCTGAACTACTTCATCCAGAAGGCACATAACCGCAAGATGATGGTGCATCCGCGCATCGTGATCGGCGTGCCTTCGGAGATTACGCAGGTAGAAAAGCGCGCTGTGATGGACTCGGCTTATCGCGCCAAGGCGAGCGAAGTGCATCTCGTCGAGCAGGCGATGGTGGCCGCAATTGGCGCGGGTTTGCCGATCACCGAGCCGGGCGGCAACATGGTCGTCGACATCGGTGGTGGAACGACGGACATCGCTGTGATTTCGCTGGCGGGCATCGTGTACTCGCGCTCGGTCCGCATGGCCGGCAATCAGATGGACGAGGCGATCATCACGTACATCAAGCGCAAGTACAACCTGCTGATCGGCGAGCGCACGGCGGAGCAGATCAAAATTGAGCTGGGTTCGGCGTATCCGCTGGACAAGCCCGAGCAGCGCACGTACACGGGCCGCAACCTGATCGAAGGCGTGCCGAAGACGATCACCATCGATGACTCCGAGATTCGTGAAGCGCTCGGTGAGTGCATTGCGACGATCATGAACGCGATTCGTGTCGCACTGGAACGCACCCCGCCGGAGCTTTCGGCGGACATCTCCGACCGCGGCATCGTGCTGACGGGCGGTGGCGCGCTGATCAAGAACCTCGACAAGCGCATTCGCGAAGAAACGGGCCTGCCCGTTGCCGTGGCGGATGATCCGCTGGCCTCGGTGGTGCTGGGCACGGGCAAGATGCTCAGCGATTTCCGCCTGCTGCGTAAGATTTCGATCGACTAA
- the ald gene encoding alanine dehydrogenase → MIIGVPKEVKDHESRVGITPAGAKALVEAGHKVLIEQNAGALSSFPDDEYQAVGAEIVGAAANVWGNADMVVKVKEPVEQEYWHFREGLTLFTYLHLAPLKDLTEKLLSKKVLGIAYETVKDRANTLPLLTPMSEVAGRLSVQVGATYLQKEHGGRGLLLGGVPGTLPGNVTIIGGGIVGTNAAKMALGLGASVTIVDLSLNRLREIDDIFNGRMKTLASNSYNIEKAAAEADLLIGGVLIPGAAAPKIVTAAMVSKMKKGAVIVDVAIDQGGCIETARPTTHSDPSYTVDGVVHYCVTNMPAAVPNTSTLALTNATFPYVLKLANQGAIAALNSDAGFAEGVNTYNGKLTYKAVADAQGVEYTPVASLLG, encoded by the coding sequence ATGATCATCGGCGTCCCGAAGGAAGTAAAAGACCACGAAAGCCGCGTAGGCATTACCCCCGCAGGCGCCAAGGCGCTCGTCGAAGCCGGCCACAAGGTGCTCATCGAGCAGAACGCTGGCGCGCTCTCCTCCTTCCCCGACGACGAATACCAGGCCGTCGGAGCCGAGATCGTCGGCGCAGCCGCCAATGTCTGGGGCAACGCCGACATGGTCGTCAAGGTGAAGGAACCGGTCGAGCAGGAGTACTGGCACTTCCGCGAAGGCCTCACGCTTTTCACCTACCTGCACCTCGCGCCGCTCAAGGACCTTACCGAAAAGCTGCTCTCCAAGAAGGTGCTCGGCATCGCCTATGAGACCGTGAAGGACCGCGCGAACACGCTGCCGCTGCTCACCCCCATGAGCGAAGTCGCTGGCCGCCTCAGCGTCCAGGTCGGCGCAACGTATTTGCAGAAGGAGCACGGCGGGCGCGGCCTGCTGCTCGGCGGCGTCCCCGGCACGCTGCCTGGCAACGTCACCATCATCGGCGGCGGCATCGTCGGCACCAACGCCGCGAAGATGGCACTCGGCCTGGGCGCCAGCGTCACCATCGTGGACCTCAGCCTGAACCGCCTGCGCGAAATCGACGACATCTTCAACGGCCGTATGAAGACGCTCGCCTCCAACAGCTACAACATCGAGAAGGCAGCGGCCGAAGCCGATCTCCTGATCGGCGGCGTGCTGATCCCGGGCGCGGCCGCACCGAAGATCGTCACTGCCGCGATGGTGAGCAAGATGAAGAAGGGCGCGGTCATCGTCGACGTGGCGATCGACCAGGGCGGCTGCATCGAAACCGCTCGCCCCACCACGCACTCCGACCCCAGCTACACCGTCGACGGCGTCGTCCACTACTGCGTCACCAACATGCCCGCAGCCGTGCCGAACACCTCGACCCTCGCGCTGACGAACGCCACCTTCCCTTACGTACTGAAGCTCGCCAACCAGGGAGCGATCGCGGCGTTGAACTCCGACGCGGGATTCGCCGAAGGCGTGAACACCTACAACGGCAAGCTCACCTACAAGGCCGTCGCCGACGCGCAGGGCGTGGAGTACACGCCGGTCGCGTCGCTGCTCGGCTAA
- a CDS encoding M28 family peptidase, translating into MKHVRFWAMGLAMTVGAAAFAQTPVPPKQKVGFDSITVDELKKDLYYVASDEMEGRLSLQPGDEKAIHWVEEQFRAAGLKPAATDAAGKPSYLQAVPLIEFAPDRASVRVSLQRGGKETAWALPKAGVGFKHAVDITAPVVFAGFGITAPEFGYDDYAGLDVKGKIVLIFDHEPQEDDAHSRFNGTGNTRYATSRVKVLNAQRHGALAVLIVAEPNRKHLTNAERYARIGGSAARVKPLPVQMIADDEVKIPLGMVLDDVAKTLFEGSGTTPGEAQTAIDRDLKPQSRALVDAVLTLHSKNLYEHEGTTYNVVALLPGSDAKLAQETVIISAHHDHDGISPCADEKHPPVQVPADPHPCPQIWHGADDNGSGTVGVVALARAFAANPAKPKRSILFSVFASEERGLLGAYWMAAHPLRPLAGTKAQINFDMIGRDETASPQTDGLIEIPKDTTNRLNLVGALYSPEYDREVKEANKSVGLVLDDRFDHESALNVLFRSDQFPFLLHDIPALWWFTGFHPDYHHTTDTADKIDYVKMRKILELAYLSTWKFGTEAKTPEFKATLMPVR; encoded by the coding sequence ATGAAGCATGTGCGTTTCTGGGCAATGGGGTTGGCGATGACGGTGGGCGCGGCTGCGTTCGCGCAGACGCCGGTGCCGCCGAAGCAGAAGGTCGGCTTCGACTCGATCACCGTGGACGAGTTGAAGAAGGACCTCTACTACGTCGCGTCGGATGAGATGGAAGGGCGTCTCTCGTTGCAGCCTGGTGACGAAAAGGCGATCCACTGGGTGGAAGAGCAGTTTCGCGCGGCTGGGTTGAAGCCGGCAGCCACGGACGCTGCGGGGAAGCCAAGTTATCTGCAGGCGGTGCCGCTGATCGAGTTTGCGCCGGACCGCGCATCCGTTCGCGTGAGTCTGCAGCGTGGCGGCAAGGAAACGGCTTGGGCGCTGCCGAAGGCTGGTGTGGGTTTCAAACATGCGGTAGACATTACCGCGCCGGTGGTCTTCGCGGGCTTCGGCATCACCGCTCCGGAGTTCGGCTATGACGATTACGCGGGGCTCGATGTGAAGGGCAAGATCGTGCTGATCTTCGACCACGAGCCGCAGGAAGATGACGCTCACTCGCGCTTCAACGGCACGGGCAATACGCGCTATGCGACCTCACGCGTGAAGGTGTTGAACGCGCAGCGGCATGGCGCGTTGGCGGTGTTGATTGTGGCCGAGCCGAACCGCAAGCATCTGACGAACGCGGAGCGCTATGCGCGCATCGGCGGATCGGCTGCCCGCGTAAAGCCGCTGCCAGTCCAGATGATCGCCGACGATGAAGTGAAGATCCCTTTGGGCATGGTTCTGGACGATGTGGCGAAGACATTGTTTGAAGGCTCCGGCACAACGCCAGGCGAAGCGCAGACTGCAATCGATCGCGACCTGAAGCCGCAGTCGCGCGCGCTGGTGGATGCAGTGCTGACGCTGCACTCGAAGAACCTCTACGAGCACGAAGGCACAACGTATAACGTGGTGGCGCTGCTGCCGGGCAGCGATGCGAAGCTGGCGCAGGAGACGGTCATCATCTCCGCGCACCATGACCATGACGGCATTTCGCCGTGTGCGGATGAGAAGCATCCTCCAGTGCAGGTGCCTGCGGACCCGCATCCTTGCCCGCAGATCTGGCACGGTGCCGACGACAACGGTTCTGGCACGGTGGGCGTGGTGGCTCTGGCGCGTGCCTTCGCGGCGAACCCTGCGAAGCCGAAGCGTTCGATCCTGTTCAGCGTGTTTGCGAGCGAAGAGCGCGGGCTGCTGGGTGCGTACTGGATGGCTGCACATCCGCTGCGTCCTCTGGCCGGAACGAAGGCGCAGATCAACTTCGACATGATCGGTCGCGATGAGACGGCGAGCCCGCAGACGGATGGTCTGATCGAGATCCCGAAGGATACGACGAACCGCTTGAACCTTGTGGGAGCGCTGTACTCTCCGGAGTACGACCGCGAAGTGAAGGAAGCGAACAAGTCTGTGGGCCTGGTGTTGGACGATCGCTTCGATCACGAGTCGGCGCTGAATGTGCTCTTCCGCTCCGACCAATTTCCGTTCCTCCTGCATGATATTCCCGCGCTGTGGTGGTTCACGGGCTTCCATCCCGACTACCACCACACTACGGACACCGCCGACAAGATCGACTACGTGAAGATGCGGAAGATTCTGGAACTCGCGTATCTGAGCACGTGGAAGTTCGGCACGGAAGCGAAGACGCCGGAGTTCAAGGCGACCTTGATGCCGGTGAGGTAA
- a CDS encoding sensor histidine kinase yields the protein MGTNATRRRIAIITLGVCLLLLFLGLATLNAFNLNFLNPASASQTLVFIALSTVAFILFLAVLFALVRNILKLYADQRSRVLGTRLRTRMLWGAVLVSVIPLVFMFAFSYLLMNRALDRWFSQPVTQMRDDANRLAVELFRYAAANARSEADSIGVEISAARTDNTAAINDVFAHHDLTLQGGFAVIYHDNHPIASLHLPTGSSAQIHALQPPDEATDEDPTHLPPVISTTLNAPAPEAILIAARRNDEPFYNVAGTDYTLATAGLKNGNILVVGLPIPNGISATSLRLRSAADAYWTLFRERRVVRNLYMFLLLLITVLALFACCWLALTLAKQVTKPIETLADAMEAIASGDYAHRVDQTATEELGELSASFNAMASDLDNARLIAEQSTQQLSELNIALLARRRELETIIETIPSGLVTLSAERNVVLANRAFYELLDPGGQRSFVALTLDAIFPAEVVETLDRLLRRSHRMGSAAAELEVATTAGTKQLSATIAVIDDGPQHDVRGYVLVLEDATELLRAQKQSAWKEVARRVAHEIKNPLTPIALNAELIRRHIDRLEPLITEASIDTRSPAVIQRSTEVISSSVETMRQLVDQFSALAEFPTARPRPADINSIVENSLALFAGRLGNIRVHKQLARELPLVLADPNALQRALSNLIDNAAEAMQNSLLRELTLSTRPLESGMVELCVADTGSGLTDELRSRLFLPYFSTKQRGTGLGLSIAAKIIQEHQGNIRAEKNVPSGARFIIELRPANETQELPEQRPLISDF from the coding sequence ATGGGCACGAACGCGACTCGCCGACGCATCGCCATCATCACGCTTGGCGTCTGTTTGCTCCTCCTCTTCCTCGGCCTCGCGACGCTCAACGCCTTCAACCTCAACTTCCTGAACCCCGCGTCGGCGAGCCAGACCCTCGTCTTCATCGCGCTTTCGACCGTCGCGTTCATCCTCTTCCTCGCGGTCCTCTTCGCGCTCGTTCGCAATATCCTCAAGCTCTACGCAGACCAGCGCAGTCGCGTGCTTGGCACACGCCTACGCACCCGCATGTTGTGGGGAGCCGTGCTTGTTTCGGTCATCCCGCTCGTCTTCATGTTCGCGTTCAGCTACCTGCTGATGAACCGCGCGCTCGACCGCTGGTTCTCGCAGCCCGTCACCCAGATGCGCGACGACGCCAATCGCCTCGCCGTTGAACTTTTCCGCTACGCCGCGGCCAATGCCCGCTCGGAAGCAGACTCCATCGGCGTCGAGATTTCCGCCGCGCGCACGGACAACACTGCGGCCATCAACGACGTCTTCGCGCACCATGACCTCACGCTGCAGGGCGGATTCGCCGTCATTTATCACGACAATCATCCCATCGCGTCACTGCATCTGCCGACCGGAAGCTCCGCGCAGATCCATGCGCTACAGCCGCCCGACGAAGCCACCGACGAAGACCCCACGCACCTTCCGCCGGTCATCTCCACCACGCTGAACGCGCCCGCGCCCGAAGCGATCCTCATCGCCGCGCGCCGCAACGATGAGCCGTTCTACAACGTGGCGGGCACCGACTACACGCTCGCCACTGCGGGCCTGAAGAACGGCAATATCCTCGTCGTCGGACTGCCCATCCCGAACGGCATTTCCGCGACGAGCCTTCGCCTGCGCTCCGCCGCCGACGCCTACTGGACGCTCTTCCGCGAGCGCCGCGTCGTGCGTAACCTCTACATGTTTCTCCTGCTGCTCATCACGGTGCTTGCGCTCTTTGCCTGCTGCTGGCTCGCGCTCACCTTGGCCAAGCAGGTGACCAAACCCATCGAAACACTCGCTGACGCGATGGAAGCCATCGCCAGCGGAGATTACGCGCATCGCGTTGACCAGACCGCCACCGAAGAACTCGGTGAACTCTCCGCCAGCTTCAACGCGATGGCATCCGACCTCGACAATGCGCGACTCATCGCAGAGCAATCGACGCAGCAGCTTTCGGAGTTGAACATCGCGCTGCTTGCGCGTCGTCGCGAACTCGAAACCATCATCGAAACCATTCCCAGCGGCCTCGTCACGCTCTCTGCAGAACGTAACGTCGTGCTCGCGAACCGCGCCTTCTATGAACTGCTCGACCCCGGCGGCCAGCGCAGCTTCGTCGCGCTCACACTCGACGCCATCTTCCCTGCCGAAGTCGTCGAAACGCTCGATCGCCTCTTGCGCCGATCACATCGCATGGGCTCGGCCGCAGCCGAGCTTGAAGTCGCCACCACCGCTGGCACCAAGCAACTCTCTGCCACCATCGCCGTCATCGACGACGGCCCGCAACACGACGTGCGCGGCTACGTGCTCGTGCTTGAAGATGCGACTGAACTCCTCCGCGCGCAGAAGCAATCCGCGTGGAAAGAGGTCGCCCGTCGCGTCGCACACGAGATCAAGAACCCGCTGACGCCCATCGCGCTCAACGCTGAACTGATTCGCCGCCACATCGATCGCCTCGAGCCGCTCATCACCGAGGCCAGCATCGACACGCGCTCGCCCGCGGTCATCCAGCGCTCCACCGAGGTCATCTCCTCCTCGGTCGAAACGATGCGTCAGCTCGTCGACCAGTTCTCCGCGCTCGCTGAGTTTCCCACCGCGCGCCCGCGTCCTGCGGACATCAACTCCATCGTCGAAAATTCGCTTGCGCTCTTCGCCGGACGCCTTGGCAACATCCGCGTCCACAAGCAGCTTGCGCGTGAGCTTCCGCTCGTCCTCGCCGACCCCAACGCCCTGCAGCGTGCGCTCTCGAACCTCATCGACAACGCCGCCGAAGCCATGCAGAATTCTCTGCTTCGCGAGCTCACGCTTTCCACTCGCCCGCTCGAAAGCGGCATGGTTGAACTCTGCGTTGCCGACACTGGCTCGGGGCTCACCGACGAACTCCGCTCGCGCCTCTTCCTGCCTTATTTCTCCACCAAGCAGCGTGGCACCGGCCTGGGCCTCTCCATCGCAGCGAAGATCATCCAGGAACATCAAGGCAACATCCGGGCCGAAAAGAATGTGCCCTCCGGCGCACGCTTCATCATCGAGCTGCGCCCCGCCAACGAGACACAGGAACTCCCGGAACAACGGCCGCTCATCTCAGATTTTTAG
- a CDS encoding voltage-gated chloride channel family protein produces the protein MSQDQTTQVKPSQFALAWELFRWTPVAIAVGLMAGAASALLLWSLNVATAIREAHRWMIWLLAPVGLCVGLLYKHFGKDVEAGNNLIIDEVHDPKRTIKLRMTPFILIGTFLTHLFGGSAGREGTAIQTGASLADQLARPLGLNAAGRRVLLMAGISAGFASVFGTPLAGAIFGLEVLAVGAVSYDAIAPCFLAAFVGDLTTHHLLQLVHMGHTIYKVDEVPALAASNLLMAMAAGAVFGLMAMFFARTTHAISAFAKKHITRPELRPFLGGAIVSCAVFALGTTRYIGLGVPVIQESFLHQVHPWDFMAKSLFTSLTLGTGFKGGEVTPLFYIGATLGNALSHVLPLPVSLLAGMGFVAVFAGAANTPIASALMAVELFGADAGAFAAIACVGAYLFSGRAGIYHAQRAGVGKQLPEALAAKAEE, from the coding sequence GTGTCTCAAGATCAAACAACTCAGGTGAAGCCTTCGCAGTTTGCACTGGCGTGGGAGCTTTTTCGTTGGACGCCCGTAGCGATCGCCGTGGGCTTGATGGCTGGCGCGGCCTCTGCGCTGTTGCTGTGGTCGCTGAACGTGGCGACAGCGATCCGCGAAGCGCATCGCTGGATGATCTGGCTGCTGGCACCGGTGGGGCTGTGCGTGGGGTTGCTGTACAAGCACTTCGGCAAAGACGTTGAAGCTGGGAACAACCTCATCATCGACGAGGTGCATGATCCGAAGCGCACGATCAAGCTGCGCATGACGCCGTTCATTTTGATCGGCACGTTCCTGACGCATCTCTTTGGCGGCTCTGCCGGTCGCGAAGGCACGGCGATCCAGACCGGCGCGTCGTTGGCTGATCAGCTTGCACGACCGCTGGGCTTGAATGCAGCGGGGCGTCGCGTGTTGCTGATGGCGGGCATTTCCGCGGGTTTTGCGTCAGTGTTTGGAACGCCGCTAGCGGGCGCGATCTTCGGTCTGGAAGTGCTGGCGGTTGGCGCGGTGTCCTATGACGCGATTGCTCCATGTTTCCTCGCGGCCTTCGTCGGCGACCTTACAACGCATCACTTGCTGCAGCTCGTGCACATGGGTCACACGATCTACAAAGTGGACGAGGTACCTGCGCTGGCGGCGAGCAATCTGCTGATGGCGATGGCTGCAGGCGCTGTGTTCGGGTTGATGGCAATGTTCTTCGCGCGCACGACACACGCGATCTCGGCGTTTGCGAAGAAGCACATCACGCGTCCCGAGCTGCGACCGTTCCTCGGCGGAGCCATTGTGAGCTGCGCCGTGTTCGCGTTGGGAACGACGCGCTACATCGGCCTCGGCGTGCCGGTCATTCAGGAGTCTTTCTTGCACCAGGTGCATCCGTGGGACTTCATGGCGAAGTCGCTGTTCACCTCGCTGACGCTCGGTACGGGCTTCAAAGGCGGAGAAGTGACACCGCTGTTTTACATTGGCGCGACGTTGGGCAACGCGCTCTCGCATGTGCTGCCGCTTCCTGTATCTCTGCTGGCAGGCATGGGCTTTGTCGCCGTATTTGCGGGCGCGGCGAACACGCCGATCGCCTCGGCGTTGATGGCTGTGGAGTTGTTCGGTGCTGACGCTGGAGCGTTCGCGGCGATCGCTTGCGTGGGCGCGTATCTCTTCTCCGGACGTGCAGGCATCTACCACGCGCAGCGTGCTGGCGTGGGCAAGCAGTTGCCGGAGGCGCTTGCTGCGAAGGCCGAAGAATAA
- a CDS encoding sigma-54-dependent transcriptional regulator — protein MTHVLIVDDEADIRESLEAILREEEYSITTAGTAAEAIELVRDVDFQAVLLDIWLPDGDGLDVLERMREVTSNRSNPPEVIMISGHGTIEAAVRATKLGAYDFLEKPLSLDRTLLVLRNAVDAHRLREDNQEFARQLTTQQSLTGDSVPMKALRQQIKLMAPTNGRVLIFGESGAGKELIARTIHSESQRADRPFVELNCAAIPEDFIEAELFGFRHGAGPNYGTRGPNHPHEQRGTFERADGGTLFLDEVGDMSLKTQAKVLRALDEQRFYPVGSSTPVYIDTRVIAATNKDLEEEIARGNFREDLFYRLNVIPFFVPPLRDRKEDIPALTREFLAEFGQQYGRPRVDISDSALTSLKQYNWPGNVRELRNIIERVLILNPKAQRIDAKHLPMLVQRTDGRSANAPREEFSSLSAAREAYERDYILKELDRHNGNVTRAAESLGLERSHLYRKMKTLSINVGE, from the coding sequence ATGACCCACGTTCTCATCGTTGACGACGAAGCCGACATCCGCGAGTCCCTCGAAGCCATCCTGCGTGAAGAGGAGTACTCGATCACCACCGCTGGCACCGCCGCCGAGGCCATCGAGCTCGTGCGCGACGTTGATTTTCAGGCCGTGCTGCTCGACATCTGGCTGCCCGACGGCGACGGCCTCGACGTGCTCGAGCGCATGCGCGAGGTGACCTCGAATCGCAGCAATCCGCCCGAAGTCATCATGATCTCCGGCCACGGCACGATCGAAGCCGCCGTGCGCGCCACCAAGCTTGGCGCCTACGACTTCCTCGAGAAGCCGCTCTCGCTCGACCGCACACTGCTCGTGCTGCGCAACGCCGTCGACGCACATCGCCTCCGCGAGGACAACCAGGAGTTCGCACGCCAGCTCACCACGCAACAGTCGCTCACGGGCGACTCCGTGCCAATGAAAGCGCTGCGCCAGCAGATCAAGCTGATGGCCCCGACCAATGGCCGCGTGCTCATCTTCGGCGAGTCCGGCGCAGGGAAAGAACTCATCGCGCGCACGATTCACTCGGAGTCTCAGCGCGCCGATCGCCCCTTCGTCGAGCTCAACTGCGCGGCCATCCCCGAAGACTTCATCGAGGCCGAACTCTTCGGCTTCCGCCACGGTGCAGGCCCCAACTACGGCACGCGCGGACCGAACCATCCCCACGAGCAGCGCGGCACCTTCGAGCGCGCCGATGGTGGCACGCTCTTCCTCGACGAAGTCGGCGACATGAGTCTGAAGACGCAAGCCAAGGTTCTTCGCGCGCTCGACGAACAGCGCTTCTACCCTGTCGGCTCCTCGACGCCCGTCTACATCGACACGCGCGTCATCGCTGCTACGAACAAGGACCTCGAGGAAGAGATCGCCCGCGGCAACTTCCGCGAAGACCTCTTCTATCGCCTCAATGTCATCCCGTTCTTCGTCCCGCCGCTGCGTGATCGCAAAGAAGACATCCCAGCCCTCACGCGTGAATTCCTCGCCGAGTTCGGGCAGCAGTACGGCCGCCCGCGCGTCGACATCTCGGACAGCGCGCTCACCTCGCTGAAGCAGTACAACTGGCCCGGCAACGTGCGCGAGCTGCGTAACATCATCGAGCGCGTCCTCATCCTCAATCCCAAAGCGCAACGCATCGACGCCAAGCATCTGCCGATGCTCGTGCAGCGCACCGATGGCCGCTCCGCCAACGCGCCGCGCGAGGAGTTTTCCTCGCTCTCGGCCGCGCGCGAAGCCTACGAGCGCGACTACATCCTCAAAGAGCTCGACCGCCACAATGGCAACGTCACCCGCGCCGCCGAATCACTCGGCCTCGAACGCTCGCACCTCTACCGCAAGATGAAAACTCTCAGCATCAACGTAGGCGAATAA
- a CDS encoding epimerase — protein MRILIPGGSGQVGTILARHLTHVGHTVTVLSRTPSSQPWKTLAWDGLTPGPWVEELHRSDAVINLSGRSVNCRYNAENRREIFDSRIKPTLLLGELIAASPTPPRIWMNASTSTFYRNAYDRPQDEFTGELGDLPSERGTREPADQPETWSFSIDVAHQWEAAFAAIPTPQTRKIRLRSSMVMSPDAGGVFSVLSRLVRLGLGGSVGSGKQYVSWIHDIDFCRITDLLLEHPELADATNGIVNMTAPNPLPNREFMQILRQGWGARIGLPATKWMVEIGTFLMRTESELVLKSRRAVPTLLLNEGYDFVYPTWSSAVTNLVRRSNPK, from the coding sequence ATGCGCATCCTCATCCCCGGCGGCTCCGGCCAGGTCGGCACCATCCTCGCGCGACACCTTACGCACGTCGGCCACACCGTCACCGTGCTCTCGCGTACGCCCTCCTCACAGCCTTGGAAAACACTCGCCTGGGACGGCCTCACGCCCGGCCCGTGGGTCGAGGAGCTGCACCGCAGCGATGCAGTGATCAACCTCTCCGGGCGCTCCGTAAACTGCCGCTACAACGCAGAGAACCGCCGCGAGATCTTTGACTCGCGCATCAAGCCAACGCTGCTGCTCGGCGAACTCATCGCCGCCTCGCCGACACCGCCGCGCATCTGGATGAACGCCAGCACCAGCACCTTCTACCGCAACGCATACGACCGCCCGCAGGATGAGTTCACCGGCGAACTCGGCGATCTGCCCTCCGAGCGCGGCACACGCGAGCCTGCGGACCAGCCTGAAACCTGGAGCTTCTCCATCGACGTCGCGCACCAGTGGGAGGCAGCCTTCGCGGCCATCCCCACGCCGCAGACGCGCAAGATTCGCCTGCGGTCTTCGATGGTGATGAGCCCCGATGCCGGTGGCGTTTTCTCAGTGCTCTCGCGCCTCGTGCGGCTCGGACTCGGTGGCAGTGTCGGCTCAGGGAAGCAATACGTTTCGTGGATCCACGACATCGACTTCTGCCGCATCACCGACCTCCTGCTGGAGCATCCCGAGCTCGCCGACGCCACCAACGGCATCGTCAATATGACCGCACCTAATCCGCTGCCCAACCGCGAGTTCATGCAGATTCTTCGCCAGGGTTGGGGCGCGCGCATCGGCCTTCCCGCAACGAAGTGGATGGTTGAGATCGGCACCTTCCTCATGCGCACCGAGAGCGAGCTTGTGCTGAAGAGCCGCCGTGCCGTACCTACGCTGCTGCTCAACGAGGGCTACGACTTCGTCTACCCCACATGGTCCAGCGCGGTCACGAACCTCGTGCGCCGCAGCAACCCCAAGTAA